One Kineococcus radiotolerans SRS30216 = ATCC BAA-149 DNA window includes the following coding sequences:
- a CDS encoding rhodanese-like domain-containing protein yields MTDFPTFDVDGVPTVAVTDLSDDAVVLDVREDEEWAAGHAPGALHIPMGQVPQRLGELPEGRVLVVCRSGGRSQRTAQWLQRNGHDVVNVDGGMSAWAGAGRAMVSETGQEPFVR; encoded by the coding sequence ATGACGGACTTCCCGACCTTCGACGTGGACGGCGTCCCCACCGTCGCCGTGACCGACCTGAGCGACGACGCGGTGGTCCTCGACGTCCGCGAGGACGAGGAGTGGGCCGCGGGGCACGCCCCGGGCGCGCTGCACATCCCCATGGGCCAGGTGCCGCAGCGCCTCGGGGAGCTGCCCGAGGGGCGGGTGCTCGTCGTCTGCCGCTCCGGGGGGCGCTCCCAGCGCACCGCGCAGTGGCTGCAGCGCAACGGCCACGACGTGGTCAACGTGGACGGCGGCATGTCGGCCTGGGCCGGGGCCGGGCGCGCCATGGTGTCGGAGACCGGCCAGGAGCCGTTCGTCCGCTGA
- a CDS encoding helix-turn-helix transcriptional regulator — MERSSAATVDAVRGPEDRWDGALRAVAGERRAVLVDAAGHRFVLVPEDRLRALEAAERGAGRAGVSLTAREREVLQMVAEACPGALVAERLGLAPNTVAQHLASVRRKYGVRSSATAAALARRDGLIP, encoded by the coding sequence GTGGAGCGCAGCAGCGCGGCGACCGTGGACGCGGTCCGGGGACCGGAGGACCGGTGGGACGGCGCCCTGCGCGCCGTCGCCGGCGAGCGCCGCGCGGTCCTCGTGGACGCCGCCGGCCACCGCTTCGTCCTCGTCCCCGAGGACCGCCTGCGCGCCCTGGAGGCCGCTGAGCGCGGCGCCGGGCGCGCCGGGGTGAGCCTCACCGCCCGCGAGCGGGAGGTCCTGCAGATGGTCGCCGAGGCGTGCCCGGGGGCCCTCGTCGCCGAGCGCCTCGGCCTGGCCCCCAACACCGTGGCCCAGCACCTGGCCTCGGTGCGCCGCAAGTACGGCGTCCGCTCCTCGGCCACCGCCGCCGCCCTCGCCCGCCGGGACGGCCTGATCCCCTGA
- a CDS encoding ATP-binding protein: MPATHWATFAHDAASVPRARHVVRTVLDGAGLDEMATAEIEIVLSEIVGNAVRHARPLTDGAIHVQCEITVEVRPHVEIAVTDGGSPGRAVAKRTATDSDTGGRGLSIVDGLADEWGVVEDVDNLSRTVWASFGGPTRNHPH; this comes from the coding sequence GTGCCGGCCACGCACTGGGCGACCTTCGCCCACGACGCGGCGTCGGTCCCCCGGGCACGACACGTCGTCCGCACCGTCCTCGACGGCGCGGGCCTCGACGAGATGGCCACCGCCGAGATCGAGATCGTCCTCTCGGAGATCGTCGGCAACGCGGTGCGGCACGCCCGCCCGCTGACCGACGGGGCCATCCACGTCCAGTGCGAGATCACCGTGGAGGTCCGCCCCCACGTCGAGATCGCCGTGACCGACGGCGGCTCGCCCGGCCGGGCGGTCGCCAAGCGCACCGCCACCGACTCCGACACCGGCGGGCGGGGGTTGTCCATCGTCGACGGCCTCGCCGACGAGTGGGGTGTCGTCGAGGACGTCGACAACCTCAGCCGGACGGTCTGGGCGTCCTTCGGGGGACCCACCAGGAACCACCCGCACTGA
- a CDS encoding DEAD/DEAH box helicase, which yields MTATPAPATATPHLPDLLPPPGTDDPDGVYEAFSTWVTSRGIELYPAQQDALIEVVAGSNVVLATPTGSGKSLVAAGAHAAALSAGIRSFYTAPLKALVSEKFFALVETFGAERVGMMTGDASVNPGAPIVCCTAEVLANVALRSGAFADVGQVVMDEFHFYADPDRGWAWQVPLVELPQAQFLLMSATLGDTTALREDLTRRTGRATASVTSVERPVPLHYSYATTPLQETVEELLHTDRAPVYVVHSTQAAAVEQAQSLTSAKIATREQRDAIGEALGGFRFAAGFGKVLNRLLRMGVGVHHAGMLPKYRRLVETLAQAGLLKVICGTDTLGVGINVPIRTVLFAGLTKFDGRRNRHYRVREFHQIAGRAGRAGFDTAGTVVVQAPEHEVENARRVARAGDDPKKLKRVQRVKAPEGFVSWSQQTMDKLVAGEPEQLTSHFRVTTSMLLNVLQRPGNPVEAMRHLLLQNHEPRKNQLKHVRRAVELFRALLDAGIVETLPEPLPDGRQVRLVGDLQLDFALNQPLSPFALAVIDELLDPASPTYALDVVSVIESTLDEPMKVLLAQRSKAKGDAVQRMKADGVEYEERMELLEDVEWPQPLAEELRAAYETYRAGNPWVGDYEVKPKSVVRDMYERAMTFGDYVQHYQLARSEGLVLRYLSDAYKALKQTVPDDARTEELTDLVEWLGEVVRQTDSSLLAEWEALRDGVDPADVQDAVVREEEAPPVTANTRAFRVLVRNAVFRFVELCALDRPAALAELEGSPDESTWADQLDAYYEEHDSIGTGPDARGPHLLQVDDGSGPEPKGSARRWYVRQVLEDPAGDRDWAIVAEVDLDASDEAGTAVLQVAGLLRL from the coding sequence ATGACTGCCACCCCCGCCCCCGCCACCGCGACGCCCCACCTGCCCGACCTGCTGCCGCCCCCGGGCACCGACGACCCCGACGGCGTCTACGAGGCGTTCTCGACGTGGGTGACCTCGCGCGGCATCGAGCTGTACCCCGCGCAGCAGGACGCGCTCATCGAGGTGGTCGCCGGCTCCAACGTCGTGCTCGCGACCCCCACGGGCTCGGGGAAGTCGCTGGTGGCCGCCGGGGCGCACGCCGCGGCGCTGAGCGCGGGGATCCGCTCCTTCTACACGGCCCCGCTCAAGGCGCTGGTGAGCGAGAAGTTCTTCGCCCTCGTCGAGACGTTCGGCGCCGAGCGGGTCGGCATGATGACCGGCGACGCGTCGGTGAACCCGGGCGCGCCGATCGTCTGCTGCACCGCGGAGGTCCTGGCCAACGTCGCGCTGCGCTCCGGCGCGTTCGCCGACGTCGGGCAGGTCGTCATGGACGAGTTCCACTTCTACGCCGACCCCGACCGCGGCTGGGCCTGGCAGGTCCCCCTCGTCGAGCTCCCGCAGGCGCAGTTCCTGCTGATGTCGGCGACGCTGGGCGACACGACGGCGCTGCGCGAGGACCTGACCCGGCGCACCGGGCGGGCCACGGCCAGCGTCACCTCGGTGGAGCGGCCCGTGCCGCTGCACTACTCCTACGCCACGACCCCGCTGCAGGAGACCGTCGAGGAACTCCTGCACACCGACCGCGCCCCCGTCTACGTCGTGCACTCCACCCAGGCCGCGGCCGTGGAGCAGGCCCAGTCGCTGACCAGCGCGAAGATCGCCACCCGCGAGCAGCGCGACGCGATCGGCGAGGCCCTCGGCGGGTTCCGGTTCGCCGCCGGCTTCGGCAAGGTCCTCAACCGGCTGCTGCGGATGGGCGTCGGCGTCCACCACGCCGGGATGCTGCCCAAGTACCGGCGCCTGGTGGAGACCCTCGCCCAGGCCGGGCTGCTCAAGGTCATCTGCGGCACCGACACCCTCGGCGTCGGGATCAACGTCCCCATCCGCACCGTCCTGTTCGCCGGCCTCACCAAGTTCGACGGCCGCCGCAACCGGCACTACCGCGTCCGGGAGTTCCACCAGATCGCCGGGCGCGCCGGCCGCGCCGGGTTCGACACCGCCGGCACCGTCGTCGTCCAGGCCCCCGAGCACGAGGTGGAGAACGCCCGCCGCGTCGCCCGGGCCGGGGACGACCCGAAGAAGCTCAAGCGCGTCCAGCGGGTCAAGGCGCCGGAGGGTTTCGTCTCCTGGTCGCAGCAGACGATGGACAAGCTCGTCGCGGGCGAACCCGAGCAGCTCACCTCCCACTTCCGGGTCACGACCTCCATGCTGCTGAACGTCCTGCAGCGCCCGGGGAACCCGGTCGAGGCGATGCGCCACCTGCTGCTGCAGAACCACGAACCCCGCAAGAACCAGCTCAAGCACGTCCGCCGCGCCGTGGAGCTGTTCCGCGCCCTCCTCGACGCCGGCATCGTCGAGACGCTGCCCGAACCCCTGCCCGACGGGCGGCAGGTGCGGCTGGTGGGCGACCTGCAGCTGGACTTCGCCCTCAACCAGCCGCTGTCGCCGTTCGCGCTCGCCGTCATCGACGAGCTCCTCGACCCCGCGTCCCCGACCTACGCCCTCGACGTCGTGTCGGTCATCGAGTCCACCCTGGACGAGCCGATGAAGGTCCTGCTCGCGCAGCGCTCCAAGGCCAAGGGCGACGCCGTGCAGCGCATGAAGGCCGACGGTGTCGAGTACGAGGAGCGCATGGAACTGCTCGAGGACGTCGAGTGGCCGCAGCCGCTGGCGGAGGAGCTGCGCGCCGCCTACGAGACCTACCGCGCCGGGAACCCCTGGGTCGGCGACTACGAGGTGAAGCCCAAGTCCGTCGTGCGCGACATGTACGAGCGGGCCATGACGTTCGGCGACTACGTCCAGCACTACCAGCTGGCCCGGTCGGAGGGCCTCGTCCTGCGCTACCTCTCCGACGCCTACAAGGCGCTGAAGCAGACCGTGCCCGACGACGCCCGCACCGAGGAGCTCACCGACCTCGTGGAGTGGCTGGGCGAGGTCGTGCGCCAGACCGACTCCTCCCTGCTGGCCGAGTGGGAGGCGCTGCGCGACGGCGTCGACCCCGCCGACGTCCAGGACGCCGTCGTCCGCGAGGAGGAGGCCCCGCCGGTCACCGCGAACACCCGCGCGTTCCGCGTGCTGGTGCGCAACGCGGTGTTCCGGTTCGTGGAGCTGTGCGCGCTGGACCGCCCCGCCGCCCTGGCGGAGCTGGAGGGTTCCCCCGACGAGAGCACCTGGGCCGACCAGCTCGACGCCTACTACGAGGAGCACGACAGCATCGGGACCGGGCCCGACGCCCGCGGGCCGCACCTGCTCCAGGTCGACGACGGGTCCGGCCCCGAGCCGAAGGGCTCGGCGCGCCGCTGGTACGTGCGCCAGGTGCTGGAGGACCCCGCGGGCGACCGCGACTGGGCGATCGTCGCCGAGGTCGACCTCGACGCCTCCGACGAGGCCGGCACCGCGGTGCTGCAGGTCGCGGGGCTGCTGCGCCTCTGA
- a CDS encoding HelD family protein, whose protein sequence is MSDPDGVLAAEQRHLDRARAELTRMREHTLSLVPDGGDALADEALAHALHRRAAGLLDDPSTTLFFGRTDHDDGQRHHIGRRHVTDAAGDPVVLDWRADVARGFYRATRDDRGGVRLRRRFGVEEGRLTAYEDEHLVERDDSGVEESGVSAILAREIERPRSGPMRDIVATIQPEQDALVRADAQTTVCVQGAPGTGKTAVGLHRAAWLLYAHRERLTRQGVLVIGPNRAFLSHISAVLPALGEVEVEQRTVTELVTVAAEGRKEVRVRGEEPAAVATLKGDERMAEVVRRAVWAAVGDPAQVLEGGALVLTRGTRRWRVPGYLVRDLLDELTTRGIRYEAARALLPQRLAHAVLQLFEAAGDSPDDVVQDAVARSAEVRAAVKALVPAQDAAKVLWRLLSDREFLERSSRDLLTGAERELLLWPRPPRTAGTARWTEADGALLDEISDQLQRTRSRAHVVLDEAQDLSAMQLRAVGRRCSTGAATVLGDIAQGTTPWSARSWDDVLVHLGKPDGDLEVLDRGFRVPSAVIDYAARLLPRIAPDLGVPTSVREDPGHLDVVRVGDPLARAAAVAAELLGEEGSVGVVVAAGSVDAAAAALTAAGTGFSRLDALAEGEVQQRVSLVPAGLVKGLEFDRVVVVEPADVVDAEPDERTGLRRLYVCLTRAVTAMVVLHARDLPAELR, encoded by the coding sequence GTGTCCGACCCCGACGGCGTCCTCGCCGCCGAACAGCGCCACCTCGACCGCGCCCGCGCGGAACTGACCCGCATGCGCGAGCACACGCTGTCCCTCGTCCCCGACGGCGGCGACGCCCTCGCCGACGAGGCGCTGGCCCACGCCCTGCACCGCCGCGCCGCCGGTCTGCTCGACGACCCGTCCACCACGCTCTTCTTCGGCCGCACCGACCACGACGACGGCCAGCGCCACCACATCGGCCGGCGCCACGTCACCGACGCCGCCGGCGACCCCGTCGTCCTGGACTGGCGCGCCGACGTCGCCCGCGGGTTCTACCGCGCCACCCGCGACGACCGCGGCGGGGTGCGGCTGCGGCGCCGCTTCGGCGTCGAGGAGGGCCGGCTGACGGCCTACGAGGACGAGCACCTCGTCGAGCGCGACGACTCCGGCGTCGAGGAGTCCGGGGTCAGCGCGATCCTGGCCCGCGAGATCGAACGCCCCCGCTCCGGGCCCATGCGCGACATCGTCGCCACCATCCAGCCCGAGCAGGACGCCCTGGTGCGCGCCGACGCCCAGACCACCGTGTGCGTCCAGGGGGCGCCGGGCACGGGCAAGACCGCCGTCGGCCTGCACCGCGCGGCCTGGCTGCTCTACGCCCACCGCGAGCGGCTGACCCGCCAGGGCGTGCTGGTCATCGGGCCCAACCGGGCCTTCCTCTCCCACATCTCCGCCGTCCTGCCCGCCCTGGGGGAGGTCGAGGTCGAGCAGCGCACCGTCACCGAACTGGTGACCGTCGCCGCCGAGGGGCGCAAGGAGGTCCGGGTGCGGGGCGAGGAACCCGCCGCCGTGGCGACCCTCAAGGGCGACGAGCGGATGGCCGAGGTGGTGCGCCGCGCCGTGTGGGCCGCCGTCGGCGACCCCGCGCAGGTCCTGGAGGGCGGGGCCCTCGTGCTCACCCGCGGGACGCGTCGCTGGCGGGTCCCGGGGTACCTGGTCCGCGACCTCCTCGACGAGCTCACCACCCGCGGGATCCGCTACGAGGCGGCCCGCGCCCTGCTGCCGCAGCGCCTGGCCCACGCCGTCCTGCAGCTGTTCGAGGCGGCCGGGGACTCCCCCGACGACGTCGTCCAGGACGCCGTCGCGCGCAGCGCCGAGGTCCGCGCGGCGGTCAAGGCGCTCGTCCCCGCGCAGGACGCCGCGAAGGTGCTGTGGCGGCTGCTGTCGGACCGGGAGTTCCTGGAGCGCAGTTCCCGGGACCTGCTCACCGGCGCCGAGCGCGAGCTGCTGCTGTGGCCGCGACCCCCGCGGACGGCGGGGACGGCGAGGTGGACGGAGGCCGACGGGGCGCTCCTCGACGAGATCTCCGACCAGTTGCAGCGCACCCGGTCCCGCGCCCACGTCGTGCTCGACGAAGCGCAGGACCTCTCGGCGATGCAGCTGCGCGCGGTCGGGCGCCGCTGCAGCACCGGCGCCGCGACCGTCCTCGGCGACATCGCCCAGGGCACCACGCCGTGGTCGGCCCGCAGCTGGGACGACGTGCTGGTCCACCTCGGGAAGCCCGACGGGGACCTCGAGGTCCTCGACCGGGGTTTCCGCGTCCCCTCCGCGGTCATCGACTACGCGGCGCGGCTGCTGCCGCGCATCGCCCCCGACCTCGGCGTCCCCACCTCCGTCCGCGAGGACCCCGGGCACCTCGACGTCGTGCGGGTCGGGGACCCGCTCGCGCGGGCGGCGGCCGTCGCCGCGGAACTCCTCGGCGAGGAGGGTTCCGTCGGGGTCGTCGTCGCCGCGGGCTCCGTCGACGCGGCCGCAGCGGCCCTCACCGCGGCCGGGACCGGGTTCTCCCGCCTCGACGCCCTCGCCGAGGGCGAGGTCCAGCAGCGCGTCTCCCTCGTCCCCGCCGGGCTGGTCAAGGGCCTGGAGTTCGACCGCGTCGTCGTCGTGGAACCCGCCGACGTCGTCGACGCCGAACCCGACGAGCGCACCGGCCTGCGCCGGCTCTACGTCTGCCTCACCCGCGCCGTCACCGCCATGGTGGTGCTGCACGCGCGGGACCTGCCCGCCGAGCTGCGCTGA
- a CDS encoding glycosyltransferase family 2 protein has protein sequence MPPLRPSPTVAVVIPAKDEQERIAATVRAVRSLPVVDLVVVVDDGSRDATSKAARDAGALVVAHPRNRGKAAAMTTGARAVAQFEAARPREGLRPRPLLFVDADLGGSAVETAPLTAPVLAGEADMTIAVLPRQATAGGGRGLVVGLARRGTLAAAGWSPQQPLSGMRCLTRAAFEAALPLAPGWGVETALTIDLLRAGLRVREVPCDLHHRVTGTDWRAQLHRAAQYRDVARALGRRRLADAVRRATGG, from the coding sequence GTGCCACCCCTGCGCCCGTCCCCGACCGTCGCGGTCGTGATCCCGGCCAAGGACGAGCAGGAGCGGATCGCCGCCACCGTGCGCGCCGTCCGCTCGCTGCCGGTCGTCGACCTCGTCGTGGTCGTGGACGACGGGTCGCGCGACGCGACCTCCAAGGCCGCCCGCGACGCCGGCGCCCTCGTCGTCGCCCACCCCCGCAACCGCGGCAAGGCCGCGGCGATGACGACGGGGGCCCGCGCCGTCGCCCAGTTCGAGGCCGCCCGCCCGCGCGAGGGCCTGCGCCCGCGCCCGCTGCTGTTCGTCGACGCCGACCTGGGCGGCAGCGCCGTGGAGACCGCGCCGCTGACCGCGCCGGTGCTGGCCGGCGAGGCCGACATGACGATCGCGGTGCTGCCCCGCCAGGCCACCGCCGGCGGCGGGCGCGGCCTGGTCGTCGGGCTCGCCCGCCGCGGGACCCTCGCCGCCGCCGGCTGGTCGCCGCAGCAGCCGCTGTCGGGGATGCGCTGCCTGACCCGCGCCGCCTTCGAGGCGGCGCTGCCGCTGGCGCCGGGCTGGGGCGTGGAGACCGCGCTGACGATCGACCTGCTGCGGGCGGGGCTCCGGGTGCGGGAGGTGCCCTGCGACCTGCACCACCGGGTCACCGGCACCGACTGGCGGGCCCAGCTGCACCGGGCCGCGCAGTACCGCGACGTGGCCCGGGCCCTGGGCCGGCGCCGCCTCGCCGACGCGGTCCGCCGCGCCACCGGTGGCTGA
- a CDS encoding SpoIIE family protein phosphatase, translating into MTSPSTGPALEHLHRTATELAAALEVRDVVTAVLRTGRDVLRTSTCGVALFDEAHRVLVPQVPVEGDLTGLGTGRPVPLSSATPSAEAARTLRPVLLRDRAELAARFGAGPGGLNDSVLAQGEHSWAMYPLRARGRLLGVLRFGFTREGSLDEDEQVFAATLAGQCALALERARLLHDARRSELRYRTLAEAGSLDVFTARPGEGVTSDLPGWSALTGRADVRGYGWKADIHPEDLPAVLDAVATGVAQRSAVRHRFRLATPGGWRTISLVAVPVLADPADPGSEVVEWVGSLDDVTDRARAARRTRTLRALASALATATTYPQLLDGVLQVCLDGPGAVRATFALAENHGEGTGLRVHRMLTDRERRTHALPGLGLDDLDVLAGPEGTYLVGPDGVESVPEVFRGFFEAAREAGETAWAVLPLTTRRRRLGSLTLGFTDPGIDDEEEREFLLAFARQVSTALERMQLLEAQRDTATVLQEALRPGPLPRVEWLDTHRSATTSAGVEVGGDWAETIPLDGDRVAVVLGDVMGRGARAATVMGEVRTQVRTLALIDPHPTAVLRGLDACARSSGGEDLVTIFYGVLARDGRLLAASAGHLPPLTCSEGPHYLDVPPGVPVGVEGDPRTDVLDVRLAPGSALVVFSDGLVETRSRSLEEGLDEVLRRFRDEAHGSPGEFVEALVRGMVGPDASGGATGGAVDDDVTVLGLRLR; encoded by the coding sequence GTGACCTCGCCGAGCACCGGCCCGGCCCTGGAGCACCTGCACCGGACCGCCACCGAGCTCGCCGCCGCGCTCGAGGTCCGCGACGTCGTCACCGCGGTCCTGCGCACCGGGCGCGACGTGCTGCGCACCAGCACCTGCGGGGTGGCGCTGTTCGACGAGGCGCACCGCGTCCTCGTCCCCCAGGTCCCCGTCGAGGGCGACCTCACCGGGCTCGGCACCGGCCGCCCCGTCCCGCTGTCCTCGGCCACCCCCAGCGCCGAGGCCGCCCGCACCCTGCGCCCGGTGCTGCTGCGCGACCGGGCCGAGCTCGCCGCCCGCTTCGGCGCGGGACCGGGCGGGCTCAACGACAGCGTCCTCGCCCAGGGCGAGCACTCCTGGGCGATGTACCCCCTGCGCGCCCGCGGCCGCCTCCTCGGCGTCCTGCGCTTCGGCTTCACCCGCGAGGGGTCCCTCGACGAGGACGAGCAGGTCTTCGCCGCCACCCTCGCCGGGCAGTGCGCCCTCGCCCTGGAACGCGCCCGCCTCCTGCACGACGCCCGGCGCTCGGAGCTGCGCTACCGCACCCTGGCCGAGGCCGGGTCCCTCGACGTCTTCACCGCCCGCCCCGGCGAGGGCGTCACCAGCGACCTGCCCGGCTGGAGCGCCCTCACCGGCCGCGCCGACGTGCGCGGCTACGGCTGGAAGGCCGACATCCACCCCGAGGACCTGCCCGCCGTCCTCGACGCCGTCGCCACCGGGGTCGCGCAGCGCTCCGCGGTCCGGCACCGGTTCCGCCTCGCCACCCCCGGCGGCTGGCGGACGATCTCCCTCGTCGCCGTGCCCGTCCTCGCCGACCCCGCCGACCCCGGCTCCGAGGTCGTGGAGTGGGTCGGCTCCCTCGACGACGTCACCGACCGCGCCCGCGCCGCGCGCCGCACCCGCACCCTGCGGGCCCTGGCCTCCGCGCTGGCCACCGCCACCACCTACCCGCAGCTGCTCGACGGCGTCCTGCAGGTCTGCCTCGACGGGCCCGGCGCCGTGCGCGCCACCTTCGCCCTGGCCGAGAACCACGGCGAGGGCACCGGCCTGCGCGTCCACCGCATGCTCACCGACCGCGAGCGGCGCACCCACGCGCTGCCCGGCCTCGGCCTCGACGACCTCGACGTCCTCGCCGGCCCCGAGGGGACCTACCTCGTCGGCCCGGACGGGGTCGAGAGCGTGCCGGAGGTCTTCCGCGGCTTCTTCGAGGCCGCCCGCGAGGCGGGGGAGACGGCGTGGGCGGTGCTGCCGCTGACGACCCGCCGGCGCCGGCTGGGGTCGCTGACCCTCGGCTTCACCGATCCCGGGATCGACGACGAGGAGGAGCGGGAGTTCCTGCTCGCCTTCGCCCGCCAGGTGTCCACCGCCCTGGAGCGGATGCAGCTGCTGGAGGCCCAGCGCGACACCGCCACCGTCCTGCAGGAGGCCCTGCGGCCCGGGCCGCTGCCGCGGGTGGAGTGGCTGGACACCCACCGCTCGGCCACGACCAGCGCGGGCGTGGAGGTCGGCGGGGACTGGGCGGAGACCATCCCGCTCGACGGGGACCGCGTCGCCGTCGTCCTCGGCGACGTCATGGGCCGCGGGGCCCGGGCCGCGACCGTCATGGGGGAGGTCCGCACCCAGGTCCGGACCCTGGCCCTCATCGACCCCCACCCCACGGCCGTGCTGCGCGGCCTCGACGCCTGCGCCCGCTCCAGCGGCGGCGAGGACCTCGTGACGATCTTCTACGGCGTCCTCGCCCGCGACGGCCGGCTGCTGGCGGCCAGCGCCGGGCACCTCCCCCCGCTGACCTGCAGCGAGGGCCCGCACTACCTCGACGTGCCCCCCGGGGTCCCGGTGGGGGTGGAGGGCGACCCCCGCACCGACGTCCTCGACGTGCGCCTGGCCCCCGGCAGCGCGCTCGTGGTGTTCTCCGACGGGCTGGTGGAGACCCGCTCGCGCTCGCTGGAGGAGGGCCTCGACGAGGTGCTGCGCCGCTTCCGGGACGAGGCCCACGGCAGCCCGGGGGAGTTCGTCGAGGCGCTGGTGCGGGGGATGGTGGGCCCCGACGCCAGCGGCGGCGCGACCGGCGGCGCGGTCGACGACGACGTCACGGTCCTCGGGCTGCGCCTGCGCTAG
- a CDS encoding glucosyl-3-phosphoglycerate synthase, producing the protein MGAAHALEVTVKLPVQTWFTRSTSRARDWPIERLRARKAGTRVSVVLPALDEEATVGRVVAMVRRLAEDTGLVDEVVVMDSGSTDGTARAAAEAGATVHHRDEVLPEVGSRPGKGEVLWKSLAVTTGDVVVFVDADLTDPQPQLVTGLLGPLLTDPGVELVKGCYDRPLQGAGATSGGRVTELVARPLISRFYPDLAGVVQPLAGEYAGRRRLLEALPFCGGYGVEIAMLIDTLELRGLSAIAQVDLGRRGHGHQDTAALGRMATQITDVVHRRAGAGPLDAPTITQFARDGYGRYAPVTHVLDVAERPPMITVAGYGQRAAKVS; encoded by the coding sequence GTGGGAGCCGCCCACGCCCTGGAGGTCACCGTGAAGCTGCCCGTGCAGACCTGGTTCACCCGGTCGACGTCCCGCGCGCGGGACTGGCCCATCGAGCGCCTGCGCGCCCGCAAGGCCGGGACCCGGGTCAGCGTGGTGCTGCCCGCCCTCGACGAGGAGGCCACGGTGGGCCGCGTGGTGGCGATGGTCCGCCGCCTGGCCGAGGACACCGGCCTCGTCGACGAGGTCGTCGTCATGGACTCCGGCTCCACCGACGGCACCGCCCGCGCCGCCGCCGAGGCCGGCGCCACCGTCCACCACCGCGACGAGGTGCTGCCCGAGGTCGGCTCCCGGCCGGGCAAGGGCGAGGTCCTGTGGAAGTCGCTGGCCGTCACCACCGGCGACGTCGTGGTCTTCGTCGACGCCGACCTGACCGACCCGCAGCCGCAGCTGGTGACGGGGCTGCTCGGCCCGCTGCTGACCGACCCCGGGGTCGAGCTGGTCAAGGGCTGCTACGACCGGCCCCTCCAGGGCGCCGGCGCCACCTCCGGGGGGCGGGTCACCGAGCTCGTCGCCCGCCCGCTCATCAGCCGCTTCTACCCCGACCTCGCCGGGGTGGTCCAGCCCCTGGCCGGGGAGTACGCCGGGCGCCGGCGCCTGCTGGAGGCGCTCCCCTTCTGCGGCGGCTACGGCGTGGAGATCGCGATGCTCATCGACACCCTGGAGCTGCGCGGGCTGTCCGCGATCGCCCAGGTCGACCTCGGCCGGCGCGGGCACGGCCACCAGGACACCGCGGCCCTGGGCCGGATGGCGACCCAGATCACCGACGTCGTGCACCGGCGCGCGGGGGCGGGACCGCTCGACGCGCCCACGATCACGCAGTTCGCCCGCGACGGCTACGGCCGCTACGCGCCGGTCACCCACGTCCTCGACGTCGCCGAGCGCCCCCCGATGATCACGGTCGCGGGGTACGGGCAGCGCGCGGCGAAGGTGTCCTGA
- a CDS encoding ribose-phosphate diphosphokinase produces the protein MREIVLFSGSAHPELARAVAGELGIELSPTRTSRFSNDCLEVQLEANCRQRDVYIVQPLVPPVQEALVELLLMVDAAKHASAGRVTAVVPHYAYARSDKKDTGRISIGGRLVADLLETAGADHVLAVTLHSPQVHGFFRVPVDHLHALHQLATHFAGEDLSNAVVVSPDLGYAKPAAAFARLLGCSVAAGAKQRFPDDRVVIADIIGEVTGKDVIVIDDEIAKGSTVFELVARLKELRVRSVRVVCTHGIFAGDALDRLIKHPDIDEVVCTDTVPLRGGPRPGLSVISIAPALATAIRHIHEGESVSALFQH, from the coding sequence TTGCGGGAGATCGTCCTCTTCAGCGGATCGGCCCACCCCGAGCTGGCCCGGGCGGTGGCGGGGGAGCTGGGGATCGAGCTGTCCCCGACCCGCACGAGCCGGTTCTCCAACGACTGCCTCGAGGTGCAGCTGGAGGCCAACTGCCGCCAGCGCGACGTGTACATCGTGCAGCCGCTGGTCCCCCCGGTGCAGGAGGCGCTCGTGGAGCTGCTGCTCATGGTCGACGCGGCCAAGCACGCCTCCGCCGGGCGCGTGACCGCCGTGGTGCCGCACTACGCGTACGCCCGCTCGGACAAGAAGGACACCGGGCGCATCTCCATCGGCGGCCGCCTCGTGGCGGACCTGCTGGAGACCGCCGGCGCCGACCACGTCCTGGCGGTGACGCTGCACTCCCCGCAGGTGCACGGCTTCTTCCGCGTCCCCGTGGACCACCTGCACGCCCTGCACCAGCTCGCGACGCACTTCGCCGGCGAGGACCTCTCCAACGCCGTCGTCGTCTCCCCCGACCTGGGCTACGCGAAGCCCGCGGCCGCGTTCGCCCGGCTGCTCGGCTGCTCGGTCGCCGCCGGCGCCAAGCAGCGCTTCCCCGACGACCGCGTCGTCATCGCCGACATCATCGGCGAGGTGACCGGCAAGGACGTCATCGTCATCGACGACGAGATCGCCAAGGGCAGCACGGTGTTCGAGCTCGTCGCGCGGCTGAAGGAGCTGCGGGTCCGCAGCGTGCGCGTCGTCTGCACCCACGGCATCTTCGCCGGGGACGCCCTGGACCGGCTCATCAAGCACCCCGACATCGACGAGGTCGTCTGCACCGACACCGTCCCGCTGCGCGGCGGTCCCCGCCCGGGGCTGTCGGTCATCTCCATCGCCCCGGCGCTGGCGACGGCGATCCGCCACATCCACGAGGGGGAGTCGGTCAGCGCGCTGTTCCAGCACTGA